The following are encoded together in the Eriocheir sinensis breed Jianghai 21 chromosome 28, ASM2467909v1, whole genome shotgun sequence genome:
- the LOC127004339 gene encoding transcription initiation factor TFIID subunit 9-like: MAKETKAAVPKEAQVMSAILKDMGITEYEPGVINQMLEFTYRYVSQVLDDARVFANYAKKARTIEMDDVKLAVHMQMEKSFTAPPPRDLLLEMARTRNANPLPPIKANQYGIRLPPDRYCLSACNYRIKPPRKKPSGLPTLGGGNRISLGGGGGGMKLGNTPIKPTISMVTTKTGNTQTVTLVQKPATNITSGPAQKIVSVNRPVFKVTPGPTGNSNVMMNVSSGTIKVDPDAPTMKRKREDDDGDTGQ; the protein is encoded by the exons ATGGCGAAGGAAACTAAAGCGGCAGTGCCCAAGGAGGCCCAGGTGATGAGTGCCATCCTGAAGGACATGGGCATCACGGAGTACGAGCCTGGGGTCATCAATCAGATGCTGGAATTCACCTACC GCTATGTGTCACAGGTGCTGGATGATGCGCGGGTATTTGCCAACTATGCAAAGAAGGCACGTACTATAGAGATGGATGATGTCAAGCTGGCTGTACACATGCAGATGGAGAAGTCCTTCACCGCACCACCTCCCAGAGAT CTGCTGTTAGAGATGGCACGCACCCGCAATGCCAACCCATTGCCTCCCATCAAGGCAAACCAGTATGGCATCCGCCTCCCCCCTGACCGCTACTGCCTCTCTGCCTGCAACTACAGAATAAAACCACCACGCAAG AAGCCATCAGGCCTGCCAACACTTGGAGGGGGCAACCGCATCAGCctaggtggtgggggtgggggcatGAAGCTGGGCAACACCCCCATCAAACCAACCATCTCTATGGTGACCACCAAGACTGGCAACACACAGACAGTCACACTGGTGCAGAAGCCAGCCACCAACATCACCTCAGGACCTGCACAGAAGATCGTCAGTGTTAATCGGCCAGTTTTCAAAGTCACTCCAGGCCCAACAG GGAACAGCAATGTCATGATGAACGTCTCGTCAGGCACCATTAAGGTGGACCCTGATGCACCTaccatgaagaggaagagggaggatgatGACGGTGACACAGGGCAGTAG